GAAATTCCCTGCTGAGCTCACCGGTCCTAGCCATGGGAGGAAACCCTGTCTTGTGTGCTGGTGTCCTGGGAAGTGGCCCCTGCCTCCTGCGAAGTATATTGGGAGCCCCTGAATTTTGGTGCCAAAGGTGGGGAAAAAGAGGGTGCCAAGAGGGGAAAAAGCCCATGTCCTGCCTGGCATCAGCTTTTGGGGCAGCAGGAGAAGAGTTTTGAGAAAAGTGATTGCTGTCCCTTGGGCAAAGGGCAGGTCCTGAAGGATAACTTGTCCTTTTCCTGGTGTTGGTGTGGGTTGGTTGGTGTCAGACACACCGATGCATCTGGCAAACCAAAGACCTGCACCTGTCTCTAGACCCCTTGTGCGATCATAGAGATTCTCAAACCCATTTCTTAGGGCCTGCACCACCCCGCAAAGCTGGCCTTACAAGGATCGACCAGCAAGTGGCTAGCCAACACTCTGCAGCTGGCAGGGAAATTCCCCCCTCCTGAGCCCCTCCGGTCTTCAGGCTTAGCGTTTCAGAGGCTAGTTGGGGGCTGCTCATtacctgctgctgtgtgacgCGAGGAGCAGGGATGCTCTGCCAGCAGACACGGGgggctttattttcctttccccacaCAGAAGATGGAGGCGCGGGGAGGTGCTTGGGAATAGGAACGTCATTGGGGGAGGGAAAGGGCGTGTGGGGTCTGGAGCCGACAGCGGGTTGAGGTGTGAGTCCAGCGCCTATGATGAGCAGTGCCGAGCTCAGCATCCAATCCTAAATGGAGCTGGGAAAGGGTGTCACGTGCGTGGGGCTCGCTGCTGAGAGACAGTGCTTAGGCTCGTGCCCAGAAGGCGGGTCTAAAGTTTGCACGGTTGCAAAAGAGCAGTGCCTCCAGCAGCCAGAGCACTGCTGGGAAAAGAATTTAAGGGAGACGcgctgtgctgggagggaggtAGCATATCTTTTTGGCAAAGCCAGCAGCTGGAGACACCTGGAGATGTTCCTCAGCACCGAAATTCACtattttggaaacaaataaaaccaaagctGGAAATGGCATAGATGGGAGATTTGGGGCTCCAGAGCAAATCCTTGATGCCAATGGGATGGAGACCAATTACCCCAGTGATGCCTAAGCAGAACCTGTGGGTGAGCAGGGATGATCCCATGTCACGGTGCCAGTGAGTGGGTGCTAGAGTATGAGTGGGGCATGAGGTGTTTCTGCTTGCGCTTGCCCTGCAAACCTGGGGTTGGTACAATGCCAATGGATATTTCTGCCCTGCCACTGCCCGCTCTGCAAAACAATCTGCAGCAATTCAGAGGCATAAACACTCTTTGCCTAGGCAAAGAGGCACTGTGGGGCAGTTGGGCACCTTCTGGCTGCTCTGGGGTTTTTCCATTCATAGAGCAGTTGTTGAACTTCTTAGCAACACTCTTTCTATTGCAATTTAttacaggaataaaaatgaatggtAGTGTGCCCCAgtctggcactgctgcagcaggaatCCAGTGCCTGCTTTTCACTGGGTGCAGAGCCCCGAGGATGTGCACCCCTCATGCCTCCATCTGGAAGCAGAGATCCGAACCTGCCATGTGCTGCTGGTAGTGCTGGTCAAAGCGCTCATTCTGGGCCACAGTGAAGTGATTCGCCCAGTCACCGGAGATGCCTGAGGGGATAGGAAAGCATGTGAGGCAAAACCTGCCCCTCTGAATATCTGCATCCACAGATGAGGGCTGCAGTTTGCCCTGGGGATGCCCCTCACCAGGCACCGCAAACCAAAACCCACCTTTCCGCATGAATGGGGAGAGGCTGTGGTCCATCAGTGTAGTGGGCATTGTCTCATAGTTGGCGGTAGGGTTCTTCTTCATCTCCTGGAAGGAGGTGTGGTGGAGGATCCTTGCCACCGTCTCCTCTGCCACCTCCTTGCCCAGAAACTGCAGGATCTTCTGAACCTCTCCCCATGGATcctgaggagcagcaggagtGGGGATGCTTGCTGCTGGCACTCCCTCAGAAATGGCTTGGGGCAGCAGGGGTAGGCTCCAGACCCTCCCTCCAGATTATCCTCACCTTCTTCATATCCTCATAGAAGAGGTAGAGAAGCCGCTTTTCGTGCCTCTTCTCCCACCAGCCCTTCACGTGCTTGTACCAGGACCCATAGGCCACTGCAGGATGTGAGTAGGGTTAGCTGAAAAATGGCACAGCAAAGGATGCCCTCCCCACTAGCATTTATTGGGGAGTCTGGGAGTTCAGCCCCTACCTTTCCCATCCATGAATGCCTGCAGGAACTCACTTAGTGTGCCAGGATCAGGGTGGATCTTGGCCATCTGGTGGAAGTAGTAGTAGGAGACTACGACGTCCTTGGCATTGCGAGCCATATAGATCACCTGGAGGGAGCCGAGGCTGTGGCTGGGGAGGCAGGAGTGGTGTCCCCTCACTTCTGCCCCACGGGGAGAGAGACTGGGAGCTGCTTCATGGCATTACCTTGCAATCCTTctcctgaaaggaggctggGAGGAGGTGAACTGGCAGGTGGGTCTTCACCAACCGTGGGGATGGGGTTTTCTCCAGCTGTTCAACACCTGCAGGATGGAGGCTCAGTGCCCTGACCCCACACCcgccccagcactgctccttccctgcacagccctcagaTGCTCACCGCTCAGTATCCCAGGGGCCTTCATCTCCAGGAAGGGCACCCTGTTATAGATAGCATCTCGCCGACACTTCTCCAAGTCGCCATCATGGTAGATCGCATCCAGGATCTCGCTCAGCCATGTTgtgcctgcagcccatgggTAGCATGGCAACAGTGTAGGGGCTGTGAACTACCCAGCTGTGAACTACCCAGCTGTGCCCCATCCTTCTCCTCCCCATCTCCCCTGGAGCCACTTACCAGACTTGGGGTAGGTAGCGATGAGCAGGTCATCGTGCCGGGCTTGGAAGGCCTCCACCTGTGGCCAGCCTGCCACAAAGGATTTGTAGAGTGGAATGTCATGAAggcagcccagctcctgcctgaGCACCTCATCCTTTCCCATGCTGGCAGCGAGTGCCCGCACACTGCCTGTGCCTGTGCCCAAGGGAAGGCAAAGTCCGTCCCACATCACGTGTGGCCCTGCAGGGCAGTGAGTGCCTTCTTGCCCGGCCCCACTTGGCTGCTTTCCACTGAAAAAGCAGTCGGTCCCTTTGAAATGAGATGTGCTCAAGAAGGACAAGAGTTCCACCTGCTCCTACAGCTGCCCCATGACACAGTCTTGCTGTTGGACGGCTTCTCTTAAGTGCCAGCGGAATAGTGAAACGCTGCCCGGCAGGGAATGCCTGAGCCCAGCAAACCCAAGGAGAAGTCGCATTTTGGCGCAGGGGGGGGGGCCATGTCGTCCTCCGTCCCCTTCGCTGGTCCGGCCGGCCAGCACCCGAACCTGCACCGCGCCGTTTAACAACGGCCGAATGCGAACCGCCCACTCGCGCCGCCCTGCAGCGACAGGCGACCGTGTGCGCTGCGCCGCGCCCGCGAGAGGGCGCTGTGGTAGCGGATGCCGGGGCCTGTTCCGTTCCCGGCCTCGTGAAATTAGCGATCTAATTGGATTGCAGACGGCAGTGCCTATGTTGACCTCTTCTTAATGTGTTCTCTTTCTCCGTTAAGCAACGGACTAAGGgtctgtctgtttttttttttttttttttgtagaaatgaaaatgcatacCTCTCATCAAGTAGCGTGTTGAACTTTTTGCTTGTCCTATGGGCTTTTTGAGATGTCAAAGATATATTTGTCTTCCTGAATGCATTGCTGAGGTCTGGCTCCGTTTGGGCTTCTGGAAAGTAAATCTCCAAACTGTGTCCCAAAAGGCAATACAAACACCTTTTGTAAGATATAATTACAAACTTGGGGAAACTAAAGCAGTGTTCTGTTTGCATCAACATTAGGATATTCCTTTTTGAGCACAGTAAGAGAATGTATCTTTTCCATTAAACTCAGTGAGAAAACTCTTCaggagcaaaaagaaagagTTTTACCTGGTAGTTTCATCAGAGGGGAATGATCAATCAGCATGCAGAAATGTGTACTAGAGTTTCAAGTGTTCAGTGAATATAGTAATTTGCCTTGCAGACCGTTGTAGGAATTACTTGGGAAAACTTAGTCAACTGTCTTATAAGTACAatggaataaaagaaaacaaggtttCCTTCCTAATTTTCTATCCCTTTAATTTCTGACCAGAGTTCTCAAAAATAAGCAGTTTCAGAACTAAGAAGTTAAATTTAATAATACTTCTATTGTATTGTCCTTATATGAATAATAAACTCAGTACATTCCAGAGTGTTTTCTAACTTATGGGTCTGTAGCTGTTGAAACCATGAAGCATATATAGAAAATGAAtataatatacattttttaaaaactgtggTAAGTATATAGGGTGTATTTTGGATATCGGCGTGCTTTGAGTTCCAGTTAATTTGTGAATTTTATCTGTGTGATGCTGCTTACATTAAAGCTAATTCATTTTCACACTTCTCTTTTCAGGTATCTGAAATAATATTCATACCTTATCTTAAATTGGAAAGTGTCAGGGGTACTATCAAGTATCTATGAAATAATTGTATGGGCGCTCATGTGCATATATAAAAATGTCTGTCCTTCTCTAAAGGAAATATGAAGCATAACATTTTATGCCACTAAATGATTAAGATGTATTAAGGACTGAATTCAAGTTCTTTGAATTAATGAGCTGACTGAGGCAGAACAAATCACAAAAACTTTACAGCTGAAAAGCCAACTGCATCTCATGTAGCAAGTAATTTAAGGAATAGCATCAGATTCCAGACATTCTTTATGTTCAGGTCAGTTGGTATCATATgactgtaataaaatatttcctctaaCCATTAGAATCAAAATATTGCAATTAAGATGTGAAGTACTGTTAGCCAGCAGaataaagcaaaatttaaaaagacaGCAATGAGATAGAATGACAAACTCTTATGCTGCTTGTTTTGATTCCCCCCTGCAGTGAGGATTTTATGGCTATTTTAAGATGTCCAACCTCTCCCCTAATTATTTTCTAGGGAACTGTGAAAGTTCTGCTTCTCCTGGTATGGATATTTTTCTGATCAGAGATAGGCAGTAAAGACTgatcttcagaaataattatgCGCTTTCTACTGAAGCCATTACAAATGAAACCCCTGAAGTAGAACTGATGAGAGGCAGATGGTCAgatagttttgttttgaaggagAAGCAGGCAGAACCATCTCCTCCTGTGGCAGGGTTATGTACTGGCACATGGAGCAGCTGAAGAGAGGAGGAACGTTATGTAGGTAATGTGATTCCTACAGCTAAAGGAACAGAGAAGTGTTTTGTCCCACCTGGTTGGGTTATTACTTTAGCACAGGTGTTATTCACTTAACAGCTACTTCAAGGTAAATTTAGGCAATAGCtactaaagaaaaagaataaaaatagatcAAGAGAGAGACTTGTCACCACTCCTTGGATCTAGCATTGTACCAAACTGAACTCTTAGATCCATGAGAAGCAAGTCAACAAAAGCAAATTGTACATGTTCACCTGTATATAATTTTATGGGAACCATT
Above is a window of Meleagris gallopavo isolate NT-WF06-2002-E0010 breed Aviagen turkey brand Nicholas breeding stock chromosome 4, Turkey_5.1, whole genome shotgun sequence DNA encoding:
- the LOC109367286 gene encoding sulfotransferase 1 family member D1-like, with amino-acid sequence MGKDEVLRQELGCLHDIPLYKSFVAGWPQVEAFQARHDDLLIATYPKSGTTWLSEILDAIYHDGDLEKCRRDAIYNRVPFLEMKAPGILSGVEQLEKTPSPRLVKTHLPVHLLPASFQEKDCKVIYMARNAKDVVVSYYYFHQMAKIHPDPGTLSEFLQAFMDGKVAYGSWYKHVKGWWEKRHEKRLLYLFYEDMKKDPWGEVQKILQFLGKEVAEETVARILHHTSFQEMKKNPTANYETMPTTLMDHSLSPFMRKGISGDWANHFTVAQNERFDQHYQQHMAGSDLCFQMEA